A genomic region of Methanofollis fontis contains the following coding sequences:
- the rnhB gene encoding ribonuclease HII yields the protein MICGVDEAGKGAVLGPMVVAAVGCREMDDLPAGVRDSKTLTPKRRESLYDEITTAFPFTVIEVTAGEIDTLRKEASMNTIVARMHARAIAALAPETAYCDACDVDEERYGRTVAAFSGISCRVIARHHGDALYPVVSAASIVAKVTRDREIIKLAEEYGPIGSGYPSDSRTIAFIDDHIEARGHPPSIARRSWKTVESLMEGRRQRTFGDFR from the coding sequence ATGATCTGCGGTGTCGATGAAGCCGGAAAGGGTGCGGTGCTCGGCCCGATGGTCGTGGCGGCGGTCGGATGCCGGGAGATGGACGACCTCCCCGCAGGTGTGCGCGACTCCAAGACTCTCACCCCCAAACGGCGGGAGAGCCTGTATGATGAGATCACCACCGCATTCCCCTTCACGGTTATTGAGGTGACGGCAGGAGAGATCGATACACTCCGCAAGGAGGCGAGCATGAACACGATCGTCGCCCGGATGCATGCACGGGCGATCGCCGCCCTCGCCCCTGAAACAGCCTATTGCGATGCGTGTGACGTTGATGAAGAACGCTATGGCAGGACCGTTGCAGCATTCAGCGGCATATCATGCAGGGTCATTGCCCGCCACCACGGAGACGCCCTCTATCCTGTGGTCAGTGCCGCCTCGATCGTCGCAAAGGTAACAAGAGACAGGGAAATTATAAAATTAGCCGAAGAATACGGACCAATAGGGAGTGGATATCCATCTGATTCCCGCACCATTGCCTTTATCGATGACCATATCGAGGCACGAGGGCATCCCCCCTCCATTGCCCGTCGGAGCTGGAAGACCGTGGAATCGTTGATGGAAGGGCGGCGTCAGCGAACATTCGGTGATTTTAGGTGA
- a CDS encoding site-2 protease family protein, translated as MDWLLILIALILIYILAAAYVRMTGRFSDHISFYGPIMMIKTSKVGLFDRFRPYSTLLRAYGTFGVVMVVIAAVLMTLMLVLSFRLTLIVQPEPTGIYKPQNILLLPGINEYVPSTFAVWFAFFLTLAVHEFGHGVLCRIENIRVKSAGLLYAVIPIGAFVEPDEEDAERVHGMPKARMLGAGITNNIVLGVICFISFIVIVGMATPLNTPAIYGVYEGGPANSAGVPTQSVITEIDGIDVSTRDDVSALLNQTLPGETIDLTVDKDGVTTEYPVTLSEWPQEITDQIGPRESGYMGIYYYDAGAVQGIVGQMFSPIGFLRFVTIPFDMSIGGQQLKVLAFTTPATAYYEVPFPMFWEVVHLLFWSAWININVGIFNAIPMVPLDGGYILKEGVDRLLQPRGLGRYAQTIVFVVSWLLLSMMIGLIVLPYLLHI; from the coding sequence ATGGACTGGTTACTCATCCTCATCGCCCTCATCCTGATCTATATCCTTGCCGCCGCATACGTCAGGATGACAGGGCGCTTTTCGGACCATATCTCCTTTTATGGTCCGATCATGATGATTAAAACATCAAAGGTCGGTTTGTTCGATCGTTTCAGGCCCTATTCAACACTGCTCAGGGCCTATGGGACATTCGGCGTCGTGATGGTGGTGATCGCCGCCGTGCTGATGACTCTGATGCTCGTCCTCTCCTTCCGGTTGACCCTGATCGTCCAGCCCGAACCCACCGGGATCTACAAACCCCAGAACATCCTGCTTCTTCCCGGTATCAATGAGTATGTCCCCTCTACCTTCGCTGTCTGGTTCGCCTTCTTCCTGACGCTTGCCGTCCACGAATTCGGACACGGGGTGCTCTGCAGGATCGAGAATATCAGGGTGAAGAGCGCCGGTCTCCTCTATGCCGTCATACCCATCGGCGCCTTTGTCGAGCCCGACGAGGAGGACGCGGAACGGGTTCACGGCATGCCCAAGGCACGGATGCTCGGTGCCGGCATCACAAACAACATCGTGCTGGGCGTCATCTGTTTCATCTCCTTCATTGTGATCGTGGGAATGGCGACACCCCTGAACACCCCGGCGATCTACGGCGTGTATGAAGGAGGGCCCGCCAATAGTGCGGGGGTGCCGACGCAGAGTGTTATCACGGAGATCGACGGCATCGATGTCTCAACGCGTGATGATGTCTCCGCCCTGCTCAATCAGACGCTTCCGGGGGAGACCATCGACCTCACCGTCGACAAGGACGGTGTCACCACGGAGTATCCGGTGACACTCTCAGAATGGCCGCAGGAGATCACCGATCAGATCGGACCGCGGGAATCGGGCTATATGGGCATCTATTATTATGACGCAGGTGCAGTCCAGGGGATTGTCGGGCAGATGTTCTCACCGATCGGATTCCTGCGCTTTGTGACCATTCCCTTCGACATGTCGATCGGCGGGCAGCAGTTGAAGGTGCTCGCCTTCACCACGCCGGCAACGGCCTATTATGAGGTGCCGTTCCCGATGTTCTGGGAGGTCGTCCACCTCCTCTTCTGGTCGGCATGGATCAATATCAACGTCGGCATCTTCAATGCCATACCCATGGTCCCCCTCGACGGCGGATATATCCTCAAGGAGGGGGTGGACCGCCTGCTCCAGCCGCGAGGACTCGGCCGCTATGCCCAGACGATCGTGTTTGTGGTCTCATGGCTGCTGCTCTCGATGATGATCGGACTCATCGTCCTGCCCTATCTCCTCCATATCTGA
- a CDS encoding type 1 glutamine amidotransferase family protein: MVSDTNRSFPKNRRYRVLTFGLSEGPVASLGGTRVLPDTDIAGVDPTAGTVKE; this comes from the coding sequence ATGGTCTCTGATACGAACAGGAGTTTTCCGAAGAACAGGAGGTATCGGGTGCTCACCTTCGGGCTTTCAGAAGGGCCGGTTGCGTCGCTCGGGGGGACGAGGGTCCTTCCAGACACGGACATCGCCGGCGTCGACCCGACGGCCGGAACGGTGAAGGAGTGA
- a CDS encoding SPFH domain-containing protein has product MVLAEILNNLITIFLILVIIYIMSRGVVIVQPYEQGLQIRLGKYVGRLNPGFRWVIPLITIVEKLDLRTTVMDVPSQEVITKDNSPTNVDAIVYTRVVDPEKAFFEVSNYRMATVALAQTSLRGIIGDMELDEVLYNRELINTRLRDILDRETDQWGVKVERVEIKEVDPVGAVKQAMTEQTAAERERRAAILRAEGDKRSAILRAEGNRQSIILEAEGERQSKVLRAEGERLSRILQAQGEAQGLRILSLGSQPLDKKAITVLSLDALRAMADGQATKIIFPFEITSLVKQSARFLGMTEEMAEEEAPATAGLDEGILGEIPKPEEVERLLKQLEQEVESGETIEELKTGPMHKDP; this is encoded by the coding sequence ATGGTTCTGGCAGAAATCCTCAACAACCTGATCACGATCTTTCTGATCCTGGTCATCATCTATATCATGTCGAGAGGGGTCGTGATCGTTCAGCCCTATGAGCAGGGGCTTCAGATCCGTCTGGGAAAATATGTTGGACGATTGAACCCCGGTTTTCGCTGGGTCATTCCCCTGATCACGATCGTCGAAAAGCTCGATCTCAGGACGACGGTGATGGATGTGCCCTCGCAGGAGGTGATCACGAAGGACAATTCGCCGACCAATGTTGATGCCATTGTCTATACGCGCGTGGTCGATCCGGAGAAGGCGTTTTTTGAGGTCTCGAATTACCGGATGGCGACGGTCGCCCTCGCCCAGACAAGTCTCCGAGGGATCATCGGCGACATGGAGCTCGACGAGGTGCTCTACAACCGGGAGTTGATCAACACCCGCCTGCGGGATATCCTGGACCGTGAGACCGATCAGTGGGGTGTGAAGGTCGAGCGGGTGGAGATCAAGGAGGTCGATCCGGTCGGGGCGGTCAAACAGGCGATGACCGAACAGACGGCGGCCGAACGTGAGCGGCGTGCGGCGATCCTCCGTGCCGAGGGCGACAAGCGTTCGGCAATCCTTCGCGCCGAGGGGAACCGGCAGAGTATCATCCTCGAAGCGGAAGGTGAACGGCAGAGCAAGGTTCTCCGCGCCGAGGGCGAACGGCTTTCCCGGATTTTGCAGGCGCAGGGCGAGGCGCAGGGGCTGCGGATCCTCTCTCTTGGATCACAGCCGCTCGACAAAAAGGCGATCACGGTCCTCTCCCTGGATGCGTTGCGGGCGATGGCCGACGGACAGGCGACAAAGATCATCTTCCCGTTCGAGATCACCAGCCTGGTGAAACAGAGCGCCCGTTTCCTGGGGATGACAGAAGAGATGGCCGAAGAAGAGGCTCCCGCTACTGCCGGACTGGATGAGGGGATCCTGGGCGAGATCCCGAAGCCCGAGGAGGTAGAGCGTCTCCTCAAGCAGCTCGAGCAGGAGGTGGAGAGTGGTGAGACGATAGAGGAGTTGAAGACCGGGCCGATGCACAAAGACCCGTGA
- a CDS encoding NfeD family protein: MELLGISIGWILIVLGAVFLLIEATNPGFFIAVPGTVMIILGVLFVMGFDVFGSALGVVAGVGAALAAAAVTVWLYSRITPDEKPTTISRDSVAGREGRVIRDVDAESISGKVLIDGVEWSARSEGEAIPAGSKVSVVHSEGVHVVVREVK, from the coding sequence ATGGAGTTGCTGGGCATTTCCATCGGCTGGATTCTGATCGTCCTTGGTGCGGTCTTTCTCCTGATCGAGGCAACAAACCCCGGTTTTTTTATCGCCGTTCCTGGAACGGTGATGATCATCCTGGGTGTCCTCTTTGTGATGGGATTTGATGTCTTCGGATCGGCCCTCGGGGTCGTTGCCGGTGTCGGAGCGGCCCTTGCAGCGGCGGCCGTCACCGTCTGGCTCTACTCCCGCATCACCCCTGATGAGAAACCAACGACCATCAGTCGTGATTCGGTGGCGGGTCGAGAGGGGAGGGTGATACGAGATGTCGATGCCGAGAGCATCAGCGGCAAGGTGCTGATCGATGGTGTTGAATGGTCCGCCCGTTCAGAGGGGGAGGCTATCCCGGCAGGTTCGAAGGTCTCGGTTGTGCACTCGGAAGGGGTGCATGTGGTCGTCCGTGAGGTGAAATAA
- a CDS encoding tetratricopeptide repeat protein — protein sequence MFDVPRQKRYALGWYNEGITHLSMQEYEEALSFFDRALRAVPDHPDFLIGKGEVLLAVGKYQEAYPLFLHAATIEPDNLRALILLGNALVKLEMFEPADEAFLAALTINRYDGEAWLGHGIASFHLHRTDEAREAFEKALKMKPGQPELLYYCARTARTDNAAIEYLIRGCRLDPNNIDLLTEMSERLIKLGRYREAALFCSRAEQQSPGNPRIEAIISRCMEAMMTQEGEAVTP from the coding sequence ATGTTCGATGTCCCCCGTCAGAAGAGGTATGCACTTGGCTGGTACAATGAAGGGATCACCCACCTGTCCATGCAGGAATATGAAGAAGCGCTCTCATTCTTCGACCGTGCACTTCGTGCAGTCCCTGATCACCCCGACTTTCTCATCGGAAAAGGCGAGGTGCTGCTGGCGGTGGGGAAGTATCAGGAGGCATACCCACTGTTCCTCCATGCGGCGACAATCGAACCGGATAACCTTCGGGCGCTGATACTGCTCGGCAACGCCCTTGTCAAACTTGAGATGTTCGAACCGGCAGACGAAGCCTTTCTGGCGGCACTCACCATCAACCGGTATGACGGAGAGGCCTGGCTTGGACATGGCATCGCCAGTTTTCACCTGCACCGGACCGATGAAGCCAGAGAGGCATTTGAAAAAGCGCTGAAAATGAAGCCCGGTCAGCCCGAGCTGCTCTATTATTGCGCACGAACCGCCCGAACGGACAACGCGGCCATCGAATACCTGATCCGCGGCTGCCGCCTTGACCCGAACAATATCGATCTCCTCACCGAGATGTCGGAGCGACTTATCAAACTCGGCAGATATCGGGAGGCCGCTCTTTTCTGTTCTCGGGCCGAACAGCAATCGCCCGGGAATCCCCGTATCGAAGCGATCATCAGCCGGTGCATGGAGGCGATGATGACACAGGAAGGAGAGGCGGTCACTCCCTGA
- a CDS encoding damage-control phosphatase ARMT1 family protein translates to MQFQPRCRECLLSRVEYEAGLILDDPVRIMEIRKAAESVLEGGQQQRVPAPVLASAVHRCAYDLIGCDDPYLRLKERDNAEALVAADAIGPELLTFHDHVLAAVLGNTFDYGVASHHVTRDYLSFFSAGRRQGLAIDDTDRVLPLCRRVVYIADNCGEIVFDRLLIRYLKSMGSDVTFVVRGAPILNDATIADALALGLDAVADRLTTTTRGERELGVNLDLIPEDLADALERCTLVIAKGMANYESLTDYNDILPVVHLMAVKCETIAEMTGVPKGSAVALLRE, encoded by the coding sequence ATGCAATTTCAGCCTCGGTGCAGGGAGTGCCTCCTCTCACGGGTGGAATATGAAGCGGGTCTTATTCTGGATGACCCGGTCCGGATCATGGAGATCCGAAAGGCCGCTGAATCTGTTCTTGAGGGCGGGCAGCAGCAGCGGGTGCCGGCACCGGTGCTGGCGAGCGCCGTTCACCGCTGTGCCTATGACCTGATCGGATGCGATGACCCATACCTGCGCCTCAAGGAGCGGGACAACGCCGAGGCACTGGTGGCGGCGGATGCGATCGGCCCGGAGCTCCTGACTTTTCATGATCATGTTCTGGCGGCGGTGCTGGGGAACACCTTTGACTATGGTGTTGCCTCCCATCATGTCACGCGCGATTACCTCTCGTTTTTCTCTGCCGGACGGAGGCAGGGGCTTGCGATCGACGATACCGACCGTGTCCTCCCTCTCTGCAGGCGGGTGGTCTATATTGCCGATAACTGCGGGGAGATCGTGTTCGACCGTCTCCTGATCCGCTATCTGAAGTCTATGGGGAGTGACGTGACGTTTGTGGTGCGTGGCGCACCGATACTGAATGACGCCACGATCGCGGATGCCCTCGCCCTCGGTCTTGATGCGGTGGCCGATCGCCTGACTACGACCACCCGGGGTGAGCGGGAACTGGGGGTGAATCTGGACCTGATCCCCGAAGACCTGGCCGATGCGCTCGAACGGTGCACACTGGTCATCGCCAAGGGGATGGCGAACTATGAATCACTCACCGATTACAATGATATTCTGCCGGTCGTCCATCTGATGGCGGTGAAGTGTGAGACAATCGCAGAGATGACCGGTGTCCCGAAGGGATCGGCTGTTGCCCTTCTCAGGGAGTGA
- the minD gene encoding cell division ATPase MinD, producing the protein MIRAYTIASGKGGTGKTTVTVNLGTALAQLGKETFILDADVGMANIGILLGLENAPVTLHEVLAGKASIDEAIYDGPAGLKVVPSGISLQGFQDANPDRLREVMHELVDRCDYLLIDAPAGISRDGVVPLAVADEVILVVNPELSSIVDALKTKILTELVGGHVQYAIINRTGKDNLDFVEQKIERSLGVACLGTIPEDTFVRESAAYKTPVVIKHPTSGASRAIKKIAAEIAGCDYQEDAASEREGFIERLAKTLFRGKR; encoded by the coding sequence ATGATCAGAGCATATACAATTGCATCTGGAAAAGGCGGCACCGGGAAAACGACCGTTACGGTTAATCTCGGCACCGCCCTTGCGCAGCTCGGGAAGGAGACGTTTATCCTGGATGCAGATGTAGGAATGGCAAATATCGGGATCCTCCTCGGGCTGGAGAACGCCCCGGTGACCCTCCATGAGGTGCTTGCCGGAAAGGCCTCCATCGATGAGGCCATCTATGACGGTCCGGCCGGACTGAAGGTGGTGCCGAGCGGCATCTCCCTGCAGGGGTTCCAGGATGCAAACCCTGACCGCCTGCGGGAGGTGATGCACGAACTGGTCGATCGGTGTGATTATCTGCTGATTGATGCGCCGGCAGGGATCAGCAGGGACGGTGTGGTGCCCCTCGCGGTGGCCGATGAGGTGATACTGGTCGTGAACCCGGAACTTTCCTCCATCGTCGATGCGCTGAAAACAAAAATCCTGACGGAACTGGTGGGGGGACACGTCCAGTATGCAATCATCAACCGTACCGGAAAGGACAATCTTGACTTCGTCGAACAGAAAATTGAGCGTTCTCTGGGTGTTGCCTGCCTTGGCACCATCCCTGAGGACACTTTTGTTCGTGAATCAGCTGCGTATAAAACACCGGTTGTGATTAAACACCCCACATCGGGTGCCTCGCGTGCGATCAAAAAAATTGCGGCTGAGATCGCCGGGTGTGACTATCAGGAAGACGCCGCCTCAGAACGTGAAGGCTTCATCGAACGCCTGGCCAAAACTCTCTTCAGGGGGAAACGGTAA
- a CDS encoding roadblock/LC7 domain-containing protein — protein MSEHQGLKERINRFIQQIMDVRGITACVLASRDGILMGKAFAQGVSVPSFAAMSATMLASAEAAASISHIQPPDMILVRSPDAMLLVMSAGERTLLTAVLDAQTEADATYAALLPITAEIAEVL, from the coding sequence ATGTCAGAACATCAGGGATTAAAGGAGAGGATCAATCGATTCATCCAGCAGATAATGGATGTCAGAGGCATTACCGCCTGCGTTCTTGCCTCACGCGACGGCATCCTGATGGGCAAGGCATTCGCACAGGGAGTATCAGTTCCCTCGTTTGCCGCCATGAGTGCAACCATGCTCGCATCTGCAGAAGCAGCAGCCAGCATATCACATATCCAGCCCCCGGACATGATCCTGGTCAGAAGTCCCGACGCCATGCTGCTCGTGATGAGCGCAGGCGAACGCACCCTCCTGACGGCCGTCCTGGATGCGCAGACGGAGGCAGACGCCACCTATGCAGCCCTCCTCCCCATTACGGCCGAGATTGCGGAGGTGCTCTGA
- a CDS encoding response regulator, translating to MYTVLVVDDSPFIVDVFVTMLERGGYQAIAAYSGEEGLEVLKTVVPDLILLDIMMEPMDGWETLENIKINPRTRDIPVLMLTAKQLTPDEAEGYGSYIEDYILKPITHRELYDAIERVLKRRETIIRDVERAKEAGLDKNLVDEYARLAKGVDVNNRLLRILETTYNINDSRASEKISLAIRNMENSIRFQQSRLAQIKEDIEGLQKSQ from the coding sequence ATGTACACAGTCCTCGTTGTCGATGACAGCCCCTTTATCGTTGACGTATTTGTAACGATGCTCGAACGCGGGGGCTATCAGGCGATTGCAGCCTATAGCGGCGAAGAGGGGCTGGAAGTACTCAAGACCGTCGTTCCTGATCTCATCCTGCTCGACATTATGATGGAACCGATGGACGGTTGGGAGACACTCGAGAACATCAAAATCAACCCAAGAACACGCGACATCCCCGTCCTGATGCTGACAGCAAAACAGCTGACACCAGACGAAGCGGAAGGTTACGGATCCTATATCGAGGACTATATTCTCAAACCGATCACCCACCGCGAACTCTATGACGCCATTGAACGGGTGCTGAAACGTCGGGAGACGATCATCAGAGATGTTGAACGGGCAAAAGAGGCAGGCCTCGATAAAAATCTGGTCGACGAATATGCACGCCTTGCCAAGGGAGTGGACGTCAACAACAGGCTGCTCCGTATTCTTGAGACGACCTACAATATCAATGATTCCCGGGCAAGCGAGAAGATCTCGCTCGCCATACGGAATATGGAGAACAGCATCAGGTTCCAGCAGAGTCGCCTTGCACAGATAAAAGAAGATATTGAAGGCCTTCAGAAAAGCCAGTAA
- a CDS encoding phosphate-starvation-inducible PsiE family protein encodes MDGPDDNIPQMRWAIDAIVRVNNIIYLCIAVVLVLLAVVSLYDVLLQFLDVLVGRTLTDNVLQVLHALLVTIIIIEILETVIAYFRTSRLQVRPILIAGMTAMVRKVLIYGLEPTDIIDVMGTVAVIAVLTAAVYLVGKER; translated from the coding sequence ATGGATGGGCCTGACGACAATATTCCCCAGATGCGCTGGGCGATCGACGCCATCGTCCGCGTCAACAATATAATTTATCTGTGCATTGCAGTCGTGCTCGTCCTGCTCGCCGTTGTCTCATTATATGATGTTCTGCTCCAGTTTCTGGATGTCCTGGTGGGCCGAACCCTGACAGACAATGTTCTTCAGGTTCTTCATGCCCTGCTCGTCACGATCATCATTATCGAGATTCTTGAGACGGTGATCGCCTATTTCAGGACAAGCCGTCTTCAGGTGCGTCCGATACTGATTGCGGGAATGACGGCGATGGTCAGGAAGGTGCTCATCTATGGGCTCGAACCCACTGACATCATCGATGTGATGGGGACCGTGGCCGTGATTGCCGTGCTTACTGCTGCCGTGTATCTTGTAGGAAAAGAGAGGTGA
- a CDS encoding DNA-directed RNA polymerase subunit H: MSTRFNVLEHVMVPDHQNMSEEEIAELLKRFAITLDQLPRIYSDDPSTKAIGATIGDVIRITRKSQTAGVAESYRYVVKRPKK, encoded by the coding sequence ATGAGCACCAGATTTAATGTTCTGGAACATGTAATGGTGCCGGATCATCAGAACATGAGCGAAGAGGAGATCGCCGAACTCCTCAAACGCTTTGCGATTACACTCGACCAGCTACCCCGCATCTACAGCGACGATCCCTCCACCAAGGCGATCGGTGCAACGATCGGGGATGTCATCAGGATTACACGGAAAAGTCAGACGGCAGGGGTTGCCGAGTCCTATCGGTATGTCGTCAAGAGACCGAAAAAATAA
- a CDS encoding DNA-directed RNA polymerase subunit B'' — MNLLDRSILSRAYFSGEHVARHQLDSYNYFLQHNLQKVVDEQRIIETDIEHRGRNSEPVWVELGTIRILKPMVREADGSQSLLHPAEARLRNLTYAAPIELDMTLVQGDVRGEPFTTTVGQLPIMVGSVACNLYGLSDDERVEQGEDPLDPGGYFIVNGSERVLMTLEDLASNKIMTEFTERYNERIYVAKVFSQFRGYRALVVVEKNKKNLLEVSFPSVAGHLRFVDLMRALGLGSDREIVEAVSTDEEILTYMMQNLEESECDSVESGIMYVGKKLAPNQTREYQRRRAEFVLDSYLLPHLNYLMPEKLKEDDPNYEEIVTGVRLAKAHFLGRMAEACFDLVLGRRKIDDKDHYSNKRLKLAGDLMEDLFRISLNRLTRDIKYQLERASMRHRDLSISTAVRADVLTERLLHPLATGNWVGGRTGVSQLMDRTDRMSVLSHLRRVISPLSRSQPHFEARDLHPTQWGRICPSETPEGPNCGLVKNFAQMVEISKGYDNTEEVKTIFYNLGVEPLTLGGDRP; from the coding sequence ATGAATCTGTTGGACAGAAGTATATTATCGAGGGCGTACTTCTCAGGGGAACACGTCGCCCGCCACCAGCTCGACTCATATAACTATTTTCTTCAGCACAACCTGCAGAAGGTCGTGGATGAACAGCGTATCATCGAGACCGACATCGAACACAGGGGTAGAAACAGCGAACCGGTATGGGTGGAACTTGGCACGATCAGGATCCTGAAACCGATGGTGAGGGAGGCCGACGGATCGCAGAGTCTTCTGCATCCGGCCGAAGCGCGCCTGCGCAACCTCACCTATGCAGCACCGATCGAACTTGACATGACCCTGGTGCAGGGCGACGTGCGCGGGGAACCGTTCACGACGACCGTGGGGCAACTTCCCATCATGGTCGGATCGGTCGCCTGCAACCTCTATGGCCTCTCGGACGACGAGCGGGTCGAACAGGGGGAGGATCCGCTGGACCCGGGCGGCTATTTTATCGTAAACGGATCCGAGCGGGTGCTGATGACACTCGAGGACCTGGCGTCGAACAAGATCATGACCGAGTTCACCGAGCGCTACAATGAGCGGATCTATGTGGCGAAGGTCTTCTCCCAGTTCAGAGGCTATCGTGCCCTGGTGGTTGTTGAGAAGAACAAGAAGAACCTTCTCGAGGTGTCATTCCCCTCGGTTGCAGGCCATCTGCGTTTTGTTGACCTGATGAGGGCACTCGGCCTCGGGAGCGACCGCGAGATCGTCGAGGCAGTCTCGACCGACGAGGAGATCCTCACTTATATGATGCAGAACCTCGAGGAGTCGGAGTGCGACTCGGTGGAGAGCGGCATCATGTATGTCGGCAAAAAACTCGCCCCGAACCAGACCCGCGAGTACCAGCGGCGCAGGGCGGAGTTTGTGCTCGACTCATATCTCCTGCCTCACCTCAACTACCTGATGCCCGAGAAGCTCAAGGAAGATGACCCGAACTATGAGGAGATTGTCACCGGCGTTCGCCTTGCAAAGGCCCATTTCCTGGGCAGAATGGCCGAGGCATGTTTCGACCTCGTGCTCGGGCGCCGCAAGATCGACGACAAGGACCATTACTCAAATAAACGGCTGAAGCTGGCCGGAGACCTGATGGAGGACCTCTTCAGGATCTCCCTGAACCGCCTCACCCGCGACATCAAATACCAGCTCGAACGGGCAAGCATGCGGCACCGCGATCTCTCCATTTCGACCGCGGTCAGGGCGGACGTCCTCACCGAACGTCTCCTCCACCCCCTTGCCACTGGCAACTGGGTGGGTGGACGGACCGGTGTTTCGCAGCTGATGGACCGGACAGACCGGATGAGCGTGCTCTCCCATCTGCGCCGCGTCATCTCGCCGCTCTCCCGGTCACAGCCCCACTTCGAGGCCCGTGACCTGCATCCGACCCAGTGGGGCAGGATCTGCCCGTCCGAGACCCCTGAAGGTCCAAACTGTGGTCTGGTGAAGAATTTTGCCCAGATGGTGGAGATCTCGAAAGGCTATGACAATACAGAGGAGGTCAAGACCATCTTCTACAACCTCGGCGTGGAGCCGCTGACCCTCGGAGGGGACAGACCATGA